The following proteins are co-located in the Streptomyces bottropensis ATCC 25435 genome:
- a CDS encoding BMP family lipoprotein: MNKIRILGGVAALSLTLAACGASTDTDSARSGDSGKPRIKFVINGNLGDRSFFDSAYAGLKKTEKDLGYSLKVVELGSDRTKWASGFEDAAAGDDYDVLAAGTVDTVDLVSELAPEYPDKKFWLFDGSVDYTGKSGCSNKCANVYSVTFKQNEAAYLAGFLADRLVADKSLPGSTEKNGKVGVIGGVKIPVIEDFVVGFKAGFEAAGGNPSSGVLVQYVGGDNPFGDPAKGKQIASAMYGQGAELVWPVAGSSGLGVFESAVAAKRYAFGVDSDQYRTLTDADQRQTVVTSILKNAGNALYLAAKANKAGTLAYGKPAAVGLAEDGVGYVENANFDKLVPAAVRAELKAQAAKVKSGAVKVPSAF; the protein is encoded by the coding sequence ATGAACAAGATCAGAATTCTGGGAGGCGTCGCGGCGCTCTCCCTCACCCTCGCCGCATGCGGCGCCTCGACGGACACCGACTCCGCCCGGTCCGGAGATTCCGGCAAGCCGAGAATCAAGTTCGTCATCAACGGAAACCTCGGCGACCGCTCCTTCTTCGACTCCGCGTACGCGGGCCTGAAGAAGACGGAGAAGGACCTCGGTTACAGCCTGAAGGTCGTCGAGCTGGGCAGCGACCGCACGAAGTGGGCCTCCGGCTTCGAGGACGCCGCCGCGGGCGACGACTACGACGTGCTCGCGGCGGGCACCGTGGACACGGTCGACCTCGTCTCCGAACTGGCTCCGGAATACCCCGACAAGAAGTTCTGGCTCTTCGACGGTTCCGTCGACTACACGGGCAAGAGCGGCTGTTCCAACAAGTGCGCGAATGTCTACTCGGTCACCTTCAAGCAGAACGAGGCCGCCTATCTCGCCGGATTCCTCGCCGACAGACTCGTCGCCGACAAGTCCCTTCCCGGCAGCACCGAAAAAAACGGGAAGGTGGGCGTAATCGGCGGAGTGAAGATACCCGTCATCGAGGACTTCGTCGTCGGCTTCAAGGCGGGCTTCGAGGCGGCGGGCGGAAATCCGTCCTCGGGTGTTCTCGTGCAGTACGTCGGCGGCGACAACCCGTTCGGCGACCCCGCCAAGGGCAAGCAGATCGCCTCGGCGATGTACGGGCAGGGCGCCGAACTGGTGTGGCCCGTCGCCGGATCCTCCGGGCTCGGCGTGTTCGAGTCGGCCGTGGCCGCCAAGCGGTACGCCTTCGGCGTCGACTCCGACCAGTACAGGACGCTCACCGACGCCGACCAGCGCCAGACGGTCGTCACCTCCATCCTCAAGAACGCCGGCAACGCGCTCTACCTGGCGGCCAAGGCGAACAAGGCGGGCACGCTCGCCTACGGGAAGCCCGCCGCCGTGGGCCTCGCCGAGGACGGCGTGGGCTACGTGGAGAACGCCAACTTCGACAAGCTCGTCCCCGCCGCCGTACGCGCCGAACTCAAGGCGCAGGCCGCGAAGGTCAAGTCCGGTGCCGTCAAGGTCCCTTCGGCCTTCTGA
- a CDS encoding glutamine amidotransferase, translating into MPHVLVVGESWFTHSVHQKGFDSFFTSEYVEGAQVFLDALRDRGHTVTYVPAHEIASRVPATTEGLDAYDVVVISDVGANSFQLTPQTFAHSVPAPDRTELLRAYVERGGGLLMVGGYLTFTGIDAKARWGRTPLAAALPVTLHDRDDRVELPAGAAPRVLGRHPVVDGLDATWPDLLGLNEVAVRDSADLLVECAGHPLLAVGEYGAGRSAAFTSDLAPHWAPPAFLEWRGYPGLWDRLVRWLAKAPAEAEV; encoded by the coding sequence ATGCCCCATGTCCTCGTCGTGGGTGAGTCCTGGTTCACCCACTCCGTCCACCAGAAGGGGTTCGACTCCTTCTTCACCTCCGAGTACGTCGAGGGCGCCCAGGTCTTCCTCGACGCGCTGCGCGACCGCGGCCACACGGTGACCTACGTCCCGGCGCATGAGATAGCGAGCAGAGTGCCCGCCACCACCGAGGGACTGGACGCCTACGACGTCGTCGTGATCAGCGACGTCGGGGCCAACAGCTTCCAGCTCACCCCGCAGACCTTCGCCCACTCCGTCCCCGCCCCGGACCGCACGGAACTGCTGCGGGCCTACGTCGAACGCGGCGGCGGCCTGCTGATGGTCGGGGGCTACCTCACCTTCACCGGCATCGACGCCAAGGCCCGCTGGGGCCGCACCCCGCTGGCCGCCGCGCTGCCGGTCACCCTGCACGACCGGGACGACCGGGTGGAACTGCCCGCAGGCGCCGCACCCCGGGTTCTCGGCCGACACCCGGTGGTCGACGGGCTGGACGCGACCTGGCCGGACCTGCTCGGCCTCAACGAGGTGGCGGTACGGGACAGCGCGGACCTGCTCGTCGAGTGCGCGGGTCATCCGCTGCTGGCGGTGGGCGAGTACGGCGCGGGCAGGTCGGCGGCCTTCACGTCCGACCTGGCGCCGCACTGGGCCCCGCCGGCCTTCCTGGAGTGGCGGGGCTACCCCGGGCTGTGGGACCGGCTGGTCCGCTGGCTGGCCAAGGCCCCGGCAGAGGCGGAGGTCTGA
- a CDS encoding ABC transporter permease, giving the protein MGPVLDVVLSTGFLAAILGVSTPYVLAALGGLLAERAGVPNIALEGSMLTAACTGALVAGYSGSVWAGAACGIAGGALLALLLGVLHLYLGADAIIAGIGLNLLAAGATAYTVYALLGDKGGTSRLHSGALPSVRLPLIEDVPGLGAVLSGQNVLTWAALAAAPAVAWLLYRARFGFHLRAVGEHPEAARSVGIHVHRVQFRALALSGALAGAAGVFLSMGAVSFFVTGMTAGRGYIALAAVFLGALRPWGVFLAALGFGTAEALAVQLGNLAIPSQLVSAIPYAFTLFALALFAWRRRRAARTAPASPPGLPTPQLTETP; this is encoded by the coding sequence ATGGGCCCCGTCCTCGACGTCGTGCTCAGCACCGGATTCCTCGCGGCGATCCTCGGGGTGTCCACGCCGTACGTCCTCGCCGCCCTCGGCGGTCTGCTGGCCGAGCGGGCCGGCGTGCCCAACATCGCGCTGGAGGGCTCGATGCTGACCGCCGCCTGCACGGGTGCGCTGGTCGCCGGGTACAGCGGCTCGGTGTGGGCGGGGGCCGCGTGCGGGATCGCCGGGGGCGCGCTGCTCGCGCTGCTGCTCGGCGTGCTGCACCTCTACCTCGGCGCGGACGCCATCATCGCGGGCATCGGCCTCAACCTGCTCGCGGCGGGCGCGACCGCGTACACCGTGTACGCGCTCCTCGGCGACAAGGGCGGGACCAGCAGGCTGCACAGCGGGGCACTCCCCTCGGTCCGGCTGCCGCTCATCGAGGACGTTCCCGGTCTCGGCGCGGTGCTCAGCGGGCAGAACGTGCTGACCTGGGCCGCTCTCGCCGCCGCCCCGGCGGTGGCCTGGCTGCTGTACCGGGCCCGGTTCGGTTTCCATCTGCGTGCCGTCGGCGAGCATCCCGAGGCGGCCCGTTCGGTCGGCATCCATGTGCACCGGGTCCAGTTCCGCGCCCTCGCGCTCAGCGGTGCGCTGGCCGGGGCGGCCGGAGTGTTCCTGAGCATGGGCGCGGTGTCCTTCTTCGTCACCGGTATGACCGCGGGCCGCGGCTACATCGCCCTGGCCGCCGTCTTCCTCGGCGCCCTGCGCCCCTGGGGCGTCTTCCTCGCCGCCCTCGGCTTCGGCACCGCCGAGGCCCTCGCCGTCCAGCTCGGCAACCTCGCCATCCCGTCCCAGCTGGTCTCCGCGATCCCGTACGCCTTCACCCTGTTCGCACTCGCCCTCTTCGCCTGGCGACGCCGCCGCGCGGCACGTACCGCGCCCGCGTCACCGCCCGGCCTGCCCACCCCACAACTCACGGAGACCCCATGA
- a CDS encoding APC family permease yields MPDPGAGKPSPPGPVGDAPQRLRGGVLGMADIAAATMANVGPAMSFFFGFAFLAGTAGVASPLTIVAAGIAVALLGNTLAEFSRAHPSAGSFTTFVGKTFGPVSAVTTALLAGVGYIIAMASVIAISGGFVQITLHHYTGVDLPWILWTLLLTGLAVGLMLRGIVVSTKWAGYFFGVEMLVLAVVSIAALVEHRGSLSLDPFLPSHISNGFRGLAAGFPLAVYLFVGWENSAALAEETENPRRNVGRAVFSSVAIMTVSYVVFAYATVTGFGYDLDRLGASPIPFVEVAQHTLGALAFLTYLGGLTSTLGVLIAGINSQARLVFNAGREGLLPSFFGYVHPTRRTPNNAIVTFAATALLIIGGWGLGHLLGSGGGPMNPVVFFTESSTLGTILILLVYLASNIALPLYYRRYRPQEFRVVRHLVLPALGTLAILVPLYYLAKPGQPAPYNWFPYAALAALLAAVGYAALLVRRDPTLADRVGSVVADAD; encoded by the coding sequence ATGCCCGACCCCGGAGCAGGCAAGCCGTCCCCGCCGGGTCCCGTCGGCGACGCGCCGCAGCGGCTGCGTGGCGGCGTCCTCGGCATGGCGGACATCGCCGCCGCCACGATGGCCAACGTCGGCCCGGCGATGAGCTTCTTCTTCGGTTTCGCCTTCCTGGCCGGCACCGCGGGGGTGGCCTCACCCCTGACCATCGTCGCCGCGGGCATCGCGGTCGCGCTGCTCGGCAACACGCTGGCCGAGTTCTCCCGGGCGCACCCGTCGGCGGGCAGCTTCACCACCTTCGTGGGCAAGACCTTCGGACCGGTGAGCGCGGTGACCACGGCGCTGCTGGCGGGAGTGGGCTACATCATCGCGATGGCCTCCGTGATCGCCATCTCCGGCGGGTTCGTGCAGATCACCCTGCACCACTACACCGGCGTGGACCTGCCGTGGATCCTCTGGACCCTGCTGCTCACCGGACTGGCCGTGGGGCTGATGCTGCGCGGGATCGTGGTCTCCACCAAGTGGGCCGGCTACTTCTTCGGCGTCGAGATGCTGGTCCTGGCCGTGGTCTCGATCGCGGCACTCGTGGAACACCGCGGCTCTCTTTCCCTCGATCCGTTCCTGCCCAGCCACATCAGCAACGGTTTCAGAGGCCTGGCGGCCGGTTTCCCCCTGGCGGTGTACCTGTTCGTCGGCTGGGAGAACTCGGCCGCGCTCGCCGAGGAGACGGAGAACCCGCGACGCAACGTCGGCCGCGCGGTGTTCTCCTCCGTCGCGATCATGACGGTGAGCTACGTCGTCTTCGCCTACGCCACCGTGACCGGCTTCGGATACGACCTGGACCGGCTCGGGGCCTCCCCGATCCCCTTCGTCGAGGTGGCCCAGCACACCCTCGGCGCACTGGCGTTCCTCACCTACCTGGGCGGTCTGACCTCCACGCTCGGCGTGCTGATCGCCGGCATCAACTCCCAGGCCCGCCTGGTGTTCAACGCCGGACGCGAAGGGCTGCTCCCGTCCTTCTTCGGCTACGTGCACCCCACCCGCCGTACACCGAACAACGCGATCGTCACCTTCGCCGCCACGGCCCTGCTGATCATCGGCGGCTGGGGCCTCGGCCATCTGCTGGGATCCGGCGGCGGACCGATGAACCCGGTGGTCTTCTTCACCGAGTCCTCGACGCTCGGCACCATCCTGATCCTGCTGGTCTACCTCGCCTCCAACATCGCCCTGCCGCTGTACTACCGCAGATACCGGCCGCAGGAGTTCCGGGTGGTCCGGCACCTCGTCCTGCCCGCGCTCGGCACCCTGGCCATCCTGGTCCCGCTCTACTACCTCGCCAAGCCGGGCCAGCCCGCCCCGTACAACTGGTTCCCCTACGCGGCACTGGCCGCCCTGCTCGCCGCCGTCGGCTACGCGGCCCTCCTGGTCCGCCGTGACCCGACCCTCGCCGACCGCGTCGGTTCCGTGGTCGCGGACGCGGACTGA
- a CDS encoding amidohydrolase family protein, translating into MTHRLIVTSCSVLVTPAQGPCRVETDQDILVEDGVIAWLGPAGSGPEAAGAETVDGTGLLAVPGLVNAHTHGPMTLMRGAAEDVSVEAWFNERVWPMEVNLTPADIGLGAELACAEMLLSGVTTFADHYFHADRIADAVVRTGIRADLAPTFFSSRGRAALEESAETAVALHGTGGGRVTASLGPHAPYTVDDADLARLAELAKGAGLRIHIHAAEHLEQTESSLARRGITPIGVLERTGVLDAGALIAHGCGIVPEDLATLAAHRGRTGVACCPKVYLKHALRPLTPVRSLLDAGVAVGAGTDGAAGHNTLDVWEAMRLIALTQKQAERDATWMTVSDTVRLATRGGARALGLGDRIGTLEPGRAADIVLVDLGGAHCRPVHDPVAALVYSARASDVRTVVVDGRVVVRDGRLLTVDLPALLAEIEGRVPALLDTSHGRAVQHYDP; encoded by the coding sequence ATGACGCACCGACTGATCGTGACGTCCTGCTCGGTGCTTGTGACGCCCGCGCAGGGTCCCTGTCGAGTGGAGACCGACCAGGACATCCTGGTCGAGGACGGAGTGATCGCCTGGCTGGGTCCGGCGGGGTCCGGACCGGAGGCGGCGGGGGCCGAGACCGTCGACGGCACGGGACTGCTCGCCGTACCCGGGCTGGTGAACGCCCACACGCACGGCCCGATGACGCTGATGCGCGGCGCCGCCGAGGACGTGAGCGTGGAGGCCTGGTTCAACGAGCGGGTGTGGCCCATGGAGGTCAACCTCACCCCCGCCGACATCGGCCTCGGTGCGGAGCTGGCCTGCGCGGAGATGCTGCTCAGCGGCGTGACCACCTTCGCCGACCACTACTTCCACGCCGATCGGATCGCCGACGCCGTCGTACGGACCGGGATCCGGGCCGACCTCGCGCCGACCTTCTTCAGCAGCCGGGGACGCGCGGCCCTGGAGGAGAGCGCCGAGACCGCCGTAGCCCTGCACGGCACGGGTGGCGGACGGGTCACGGCGTCGCTGGGCCCGCACGCGCCTTACACCGTCGACGACGCGGACCTGGCCCGGCTGGCGGAGCTGGCCAAGGGGGCGGGCCTGCGCATCCACATCCACGCAGCCGAGCACCTGGAGCAGACCGAGTCGTCTCTCGCCCGGCGCGGCATCACGCCCATCGGGGTGCTGGAGCGGACCGGGGTGCTGGACGCGGGCGCGCTGATCGCGCACGGCTGCGGGATCGTCCCCGAGGACCTGGCGACGCTGGCGGCGCACCGGGGCCGTACGGGCGTGGCCTGCTGTCCGAAGGTGTATCTGAAGCACGCGCTGCGTCCGCTCACCCCGGTACGGAGCCTGCTGGACGCCGGTGTCGCCGTCGGGGCCGGGACGGACGGGGCCGCCGGGCACAACACGCTGGACGTGTGGGAGGCGATGCGGCTGATCGCGCTCACCCAGAAGCAGGCCGAACGGGACGCCACCTGGATGACGGTCTCCGACACCGTCCGGCTGGCCACGCGCGGTGGGGCACGGGCGCTCGGCCTCGGGGACCGGATCGGCACGCTGGAACCGGGCCGGGCCGCGGACATCGTGCTGGTCGACCTGGGCGGAGCGCACTGCCGGCCGGTGCACGACCCGGTGGCGGCCCTGGTCTACAGCGCCCGGGCGAGCGATGTGCGCACGGTCGTGGTGGACGGGCGGGTCGTCGTGCGGGACGGCCGGCTGCTGACGGTGGACCTGCCGGCGCTGCTGGCCGAGATCGAGGGACGCGTGCCCGCGCTCCTCGACACCTCGCACGGCAGGGCGGTGCAGCACTATGACCCCTGA
- the deoD gene encoding purine-nucleoside phosphorylase: MVTAHISAAPGDFAPDVLMPGDPRRARRIAETILQDARLVTDVRGIEGFTGTYRGAPLSVLASGMGMPSVTIYATELFRFYGVRRIVRVGTAGALPASVGLRDVVVATTAHTDSAMGSSRVDGVHLSHAASFGLAAAAARAAQAGADAGARAEGGTGPRTHVGPVFTTDHFYLERPALFERLEAHGTLAVEMEAAGLYATAAAEGGQALAVLTVSDHVRHAQALTPAERETDFDRAVTIAATSLLPETNS, translated from the coding sequence ATGGTCACCGCCCACATCTCGGCCGCTCCCGGCGACTTCGCGCCGGACGTGCTGATGCCCGGCGACCCGCGCCGGGCACGCCGCATCGCGGAAACGATCCTTCAGGACGCGCGGCTGGTCACCGACGTGCGCGGCATCGAAGGCTTCACCGGAACGTACCGAGGGGCTCCCCTGTCGGTACTGGCCTCGGGCATGGGCATGCCGTCCGTCACGATCTACGCGACCGAACTGTTCCGCTTCTATGGTGTGCGCCGCATCGTGCGGGTGGGCACCGCGGGCGCCCTCCCCGCCTCGGTGGGGCTGCGGGACGTCGTCGTGGCCACGACGGCCCACACCGACTCGGCGATGGGCAGCAGCCGTGTCGACGGAGTGCACCTCAGCCACGCCGCCTCCTTCGGCCTGGCCGCGGCGGCCGCACGGGCCGCCCAAGCCGGGGCCGACGCCGGGGCCCGGGCCGAAGGCGGAACCGGACCGCGCACGCATGTCGGGCCGGTGTTCACCACCGACCACTTCTATCTGGAGCGGCCGGCGCTGTTCGAGCGGCTGGAAGCACACGGGACCCTGGCCGTCGAGATGGAGGCCGCGGGCCTGTACGCGACCGCCGCCGCCGAGGGCGGCCAGGCGCTCGCCGTCCTGACGGTCAGCGACCACGTGCGCCATGCGCAGGCGCTCACCCCGGCCGAGCGGGAGACCGACTTCGACAGGGCCGTCACCATCGCGGCCACCTCGCTGCTCCCGGAAACAAACTCCTGA
- a CDS encoding ABC transporter ATP-binding protein, translating into MEPIEETDATVHRPAEQATSAPPALAATGLGKTYPNGTRAVIDVDLSVPVGEIRAIVGQNGAGKSTLMKLLYGLEQPSAGQLSVHGRPVRFSRPQDAIALGVGMVHQNLMLVPSFTIAENVVLGVEPGRAGRVDRVAAAERTAALAEEAGLAVDPEARVDAVSVGMRQRAEILKALHRGARILILDEPTAVLTPQETTDLFGAVRRLRDAGMTVLFISHKLKEVRQISDRVTVMRAGSMVATVRTEEATPAQLASMMVGREMSLDVTKPPARPGAGVLRVRGLSGPSVHDVSLDIAAGEIVGLAGVEGNGQTELVELLAGLRRPTAGTVTVDGTDVTHLDAAGHRRAGVAHVPEDRLSNGAALDRSIADNLIVDRHDRPPVARRGILRTRRIRELAEDLIGRYAIRAPHPDATAGSLSGGNLQKVVVARELSARPRLLLAAQLTRGVDIGAMHFMYERLVEARDAGAAVLLVSADLGELLALSDRLLVIKDGRLVARFDDPTGLTEEATGLYMLGVERHPDERITAGVR; encoded by the coding sequence GTGGAACCCATCGAGGAAACCGACGCGACCGTGCACCGGCCCGCGGAACAGGCCACGTCCGCCCCGCCCGCCCTGGCGGCCACGGGTCTGGGCAAGACCTACCCCAACGGCACCCGCGCCGTGATCGACGTCGACCTGTCGGTGCCCGTCGGCGAGATCAGGGCCATCGTCGGGCAGAACGGCGCCGGCAAGTCGACACTGATGAAGCTGCTGTACGGGCTGGAGCAGCCGTCGGCCGGGCAGCTCAGCGTGCACGGCCGGCCGGTCAGGTTCTCCCGGCCGCAGGACGCCATCGCCCTCGGGGTGGGGATGGTCCACCAGAACCTCATGCTGGTGCCGTCGTTCACCATCGCCGAGAACGTCGTCCTCGGCGTCGAACCGGGCCGGGCCGGCCGCGTCGACCGGGTGGCCGCCGCCGAACGTACCGCCGCGCTGGCCGAGGAGGCGGGGCTCGCCGTCGACCCGGAGGCCAGGGTCGACGCGGTGTCGGTGGGAATGCGCCAGCGCGCCGAGATCCTCAAGGCCCTGCACCGCGGCGCCCGCATCCTGATCCTCGACGAACCCACCGCCGTGCTCACCCCCCAGGAGACCACCGACCTGTTCGGCGCGGTCCGCAGACTGCGCGACGCGGGCATGACCGTGCTGTTCATCTCGCACAAGCTCAAGGAGGTACGGCAGATCAGCGACCGCGTGACCGTCATGCGCGCCGGGTCGATGGTCGCGACCGTGCGCACCGAGGAGGCGACCCCGGCGCAGCTGGCGTCCATGATGGTCGGCCGGGAGATGTCCCTCGACGTGACGAAGCCTCCGGCCCGGCCCGGGGCGGGAGTGCTGCGGGTACGGGGGCTCTCCGGACCCTCGGTGCACGACGTGTCCCTCGACATCGCGGCCGGAGAGATCGTCGGTCTCGCGGGTGTCGAGGGCAACGGCCAGACCGAACTCGTCGAACTGCTCGCCGGACTGCGCCGGCCCACCGCCGGAACGGTCACCGTGGACGGCACCGACGTCACCCACCTCGACGCGGCCGGCCACCGCCGGGCCGGTGTCGCCCATGTGCCCGAGGACCGGCTGTCGAACGGGGCGGCCCTGGACCGCTCCATCGCCGACAACCTGATCGTCGACCGTCACGACCGGCCCCCCGTCGCCCGGCGCGGCATCCTGCGCACCCGCCGCATCCGTGAACTGGCGGAGGACCTGATCGGCCGGTACGCGATCCGCGCCCCGCATCCCGACGCGACGGCCGGTTCCCTGTCCGGCGGCAACCTGCAGAAGGTCGTCGTCGCCCGCGAACTGTCCGCCCGGCCACGCCTGCTGCTCGCCGCACAGCTGACCCGGGGCGTCGACATCGGCGCCATGCACTTCATGTACGAGCGGCTCGTCGAGGCCCGGGACGCGGGCGCGGCGGTGCTGCTCGTCTCCGCCGACCTCGGTGAACTGCTCGCGCTCTCCGACCGGTTGCTCGTCATCAAGGACGGCCGCCTGGTCGCCCGCTTCGACGACCCGACCGGGCTCACCGAGGAGGCCACCGGCCTGTACATGCTCGGCGTGGAGCGGCATCCCGACGAGCGGATCACGGCAGGTGTCCGATGA
- a CDS encoding ABC transporter permease, translated as MTSTLEPGTAAEAQGRPETRGRRDFLATRRRTAVVELTMTVLTVAVAVLIAFLVVLASGKDATGALNALLTGPLERTPRIGRWLADATTLALLGLSVSIPFRARQISLGAEGQVYAGALAGALVAIHLHLPPVAAVLVPLAVAALAGGALGAVPGVMKARLGANEIVATLMLNAVVVRVFDYLLTDHIKAPDSSAVQSAPVRPDSALPLLSDFFGVPLDRANIGLFGMLTVAAAVWFLLARTPLGYRIRITGSNPDFARYGGLDVPRTIEWSFVIGGALAGLAGAHLALGVYGGLQPDMAGGLAFEGIVVALLGRNNPVGVVAAALLYSYLRVGGDVMEQQTDVGSEAVTIIQAVIVLLVTARALPELVKRYLARREAR; from the coding sequence ATGACCTCGACCCTGGAACCCGGAACAGCCGCGGAAGCGCAGGGGCGGCCCGAGACGCGGGGACGCCGGGATTTCCTGGCCACCCGGCGCCGTACGGCCGTCGTCGAGCTGACGATGACCGTGCTGACCGTCGCCGTCGCCGTCCTCATCGCCTTCCTGGTCGTCCTGGCCTCCGGCAAGGACGCCACCGGCGCGCTGAACGCCCTGCTCACCGGCCCGCTGGAGCGCACGCCCCGGATCGGCCGCTGGCTCGCCGACGCCACCACCCTGGCGCTGCTCGGTCTGTCCGTGTCGATCCCCTTCCGGGCCCGGCAGATCAGCCTCGGCGCGGAGGGCCAGGTGTACGCCGGCGCCCTGGCCGGCGCCCTGGTGGCGATCCACCTGCATCTGCCGCCGGTCGCCGCCGTCCTGGTGCCGCTCGCCGTCGCCGCCCTCGCCGGGGGCGCGCTGGGCGCGGTCCCGGGGGTGATGAAGGCCCGCCTCGGCGCCAACGAGATCGTCGCCACCCTGATGCTGAACGCCGTCGTCGTGCGGGTCTTCGACTACCTCCTCACCGATCACATCAAGGCGCCCGACAGCAGCGCGGTGCAGTCCGCCCCGGTGCGGCCGGACTCGGCGCTGCCGTTGCTCTCGGACTTCTTCGGCGTGCCCCTGGACCGGGCGAACATCGGCCTGTTCGGGATGCTCACGGTCGCCGCGGCCGTCTGGTTCCTGCTGGCCAGGACACCGCTCGGCTACCGCATCCGGATCACCGGCTCCAACCCGGACTTCGCCCGGTACGGCGGCCTCGACGTACCGCGCACCATCGAGTGGAGCTTCGTCATCGGCGGCGCGCTCGCCGGTCTCGCCGGGGCGCACCTCGCCCTCGGCGTCTACGGCGGGCTGCAGCCCGACATGGCCGGCGGCCTGGCCTTCGAGGGCATCGTCGTCGCCCTTCTCGGGCGCAACAACCCGGTCGGCGTGGTCGCCGCCGCGCTCCTCTACTCGTATCTGCGCGTCGGCGGCGATGTGATGGAGCAGCAGACCGATGTCGGCTCCGAGGCCGTGACCATCATCCAGGCGGTCATCGTGCTGCTCGTGACCGCCCGGGCGCTGCCCGAACTCGTCAAGCGGTACCTCGCCCGAAGGGAGGCCCGCTGA
- a CDS encoding LacI family DNA-binding transcriptional regulator: MTPERDEDAGRRRLRRPASIKDVAAAARVSPTTVSHVLSGNRPVAEETAERVRSVVSRLGYVPASTARNLQAGSTNVIGLLVPDITNQFFAELAKGVDDAAHDLGYGVILCNTEFDPDREDRYLEMLRGRFIDGMVYASGSPPSRGRLASLLGRFPIALADEVVPGLLEQTILVTADHRAGGRLIGEHLRELGHRRVLAISGPVDLVSSLERIAGFREAFGDAGVTEVEGAFVERSGYDVVAAALDGGGPCRFTAVFAANDLMALGAVAALEDAGLSVPGDVSVAGFDDIMLASRVHPRLTTVHQPAYDVGRTAGAQLLSYVHRDEVPPASRHILPVRLKVRASTAPVRPTR, encoded by the coding sequence ATGACCCCTGAACGGGACGAGGACGCGGGCCGCCGCCGGTTGCGGCGGCCCGCGTCGATCAAGGACGTGGCTGCCGCCGCCCGGGTCAGCCCGACCACGGTGTCCCATGTGCTCAGCGGCAACCGGCCGGTCGCGGAGGAGACCGCCGAGCGGGTCCGCTCGGTCGTCAGCAGGCTGGGCTACGTCCCGGCCTCCACGGCGCGCAACCTCCAGGCCGGTTCGACCAACGTCATAGGGCTGCTGGTGCCCGACATCACCAACCAGTTCTTCGCCGAACTCGCCAAGGGCGTCGACGACGCCGCCCACGACCTGGGCTACGGCGTCATCCTCTGCAACACCGAGTTCGACCCCGACCGCGAGGACCGCTATCTGGAGATGCTCCGCGGCCGGTTCATCGACGGCATGGTGTACGCCTCCGGCTCGCCGCCCTCCCGCGGCCGGCTGGCGTCGCTGCTCGGGCGGTTCCCCATCGCCCTGGCCGACGAGGTCGTCCCCGGGCTGCTGGAGCAGACCATCCTGGTCACCGCCGACCACCGCGCCGGCGGCCGGCTGATCGGAGAGCACCTGCGGGAGCTGGGCCACCGCCGGGTGCTGGCGATCAGCGGGCCGGTGGACCTGGTCAGCAGCCTGGAGCGGATCGCCGGTTTCCGGGAGGCGTTCGGCGACGCGGGCGTCACCGAGGTCGAGGGCGCGTTCGTCGAACGGTCCGGTTACGACGTGGTCGCCGCGGCCCTGGACGGCGGCGGCCCGTGTCGCTTCACCGCGGTGTTCGCCGCCAACGACCTGATGGCGCTCGGCGCGGTCGCCGCCCTGGAGGACGCGGGCCTGAGCGTCCCCGGCGACGTCTCGGTGGCGGGCTTCGACGACATCATGCTCGCCTCCCGGGTCCACCCCCGCCTCACCACCGTCCACCAGCCCGCCTACGACGTCGGCCGCACCGCCGGCGCCCAACTCCTCAGCTACGTCCACCGTGACGAGGTGCCCCCCGCCTCCCGGCACATCCTGCCGGTCCGGCTGAAGGTCCGCGCCAGTACGGCGCCCGTGCGCCCGACCCGCTGA